A window of Bacteroidales bacterium contains these coding sequences:
- a CDS encoding aminotransferase class V-fold PLP-dependent enzyme yields the protein MTKLIYFDNGATTFPKPQEVYDFMHNFYMTHGVNPGRSGYDAVLETEEVMFGTRKMLTEMFNGGNDANRLTFSYNASDSLNMVIQGICEKGDHVITSVVEHNSVLRPLYVMEQQGIIEVTYIGVDEYGYVNPDDFKKALKHNTKMIIMNHCSNVFGTIQPIAEVGKIAKEAGVAMAVDASQSAGIIPIDMQAMNLDVVVFTGHKCLMGPTGIGGSYVREGVPIRTTKFGGTGVRSAVRTHLDEFPYRLECGTINIVGVAGLYAGQKWIREKGMENIHNYEMNLWQKLVDGMKNIDKVQLYCYQDPSRHNAVLSFNIEGWEAGDVGTMLDVDYNIACRTGLQCAPLIHEAMGTAAKHGTVRFSLGAFNTEEEINIALEAVEDIASIPR from the coding sequence ATGACAAAACTTATTTACTTTGATAATGGAGCAACAACCTTCCCAAAACCACAGGAAGTTTATGATTTTATGCATAATTTTTACATGACACACGGTGTAAATCCTGGCCGTTCGGGTTATGATGCTGTTCTTGAAACCGAAGAAGTGATGTTCGGTACAAGAAAAATGCTTACCGAAATGTTTAATGGCGGGAATGATGCCAACAGACTTACTTTCAGTTATAATGCATCAGATTCTTTAAATATGGTTATTCAAGGTATCTGCGAAAAAGGTGATCATGTAATTACTTCCGTTGTTGAACATAATTCGGTGCTTAGACCTCTCTACGTTATGGAACAACAAGGAATTATCGAAGTAACTTATATTGGTGTAGATGAATACGGCTACGTAAATCCGGATGATTTCAAAAAAGCCTTGAAACATAACACGAAAATGATTATTATGAATCATTGCTCTAATGTTTTCGGAACTATCCAGCCTATTGCCGAGGTCGGAAAGATTGCTAAAGAAGCGGGAGTGGCAATGGCTGTCGATGCAAGTCAATCTGCCGGAATTATTCCTATAGATATGCAAGCTATGAATCTTGATGTGGTTGTTTTTACCGGTCATAAATGTTTGATGGGTCCTACAGGAATCGGCGGCTCTTATGTTAGAGAAGGCGTTCCAATAAGAACAACAAAATTTGGCGGCACTGGTGTACGTTCCGCCGTAAGAACTCACCTCGATGAGTTTCCGTATAGATTGGAATGCGGTACTATTAATATAGTAGGCGTTGCCGGATTGTATGCAGGACAAAAATGGATACGCGAAAAAGGGATGGAAAACATACATAATTATGAAATGAATTTGTGGCAAAAACTCGTTGACGGAATGAAAAATATTGATAAAGTTCAGTTATACTGTTATCAAGATCCTTCTAGACACAACGCGGTTTTAAGTTTTAATATTGAAGGATGGGAAGCCGGCGATGTTGGAACAATGCTCGATGTTGATTACAATATTGCCTGCCGCACAGGTTTACAATGCGCTCCTTTGATTCATGAAGCAATGGGCACTGCTGCAAAACACGGAACAGTACGCTTCAGCTTGGGTGCTTTTAATACCGAAGAAGAAATAAATATCGCTTTAGAAGCAGTCGAAGACATTGCTTCAATCCCAAGATAA
- a CDS encoding PspC domain-containing protein has translation MSYKKLKRSNTNSVIAGVCGGLGEYFDIDPIIFRIIFVVLFFAGGGGGIIYLILWIFIPRDTVYYQPGPDKKEDKDSGPKYDKCADTDIPYEEVNSEKQNPQNKKDKNDSTAGALIAGVVLILIGCMFMMQKFWDINIMRDWWPLILVVAGIIFLFNAINNKSK, from the coding sequence ATGTCGTATAAAAAATTAAAAAGAAGTAACACCAATAGCGTAATTGCAGGTGTTTGCGGTGGATTGGGAGAATATTTCGATATTGATCCTATTATTTTCAGAATTATCTTCGTTGTATTATTTTTTGCCGGCGGCGGCGGTGGGATTATTTACCTTATCTTATGGATATTCATTCCGCGTGATACAGTATATTATCAACCGGGTCCCGACAAAAAAGAGGATAAAGATTCCGGCCCAAAGTATGATAAATGTGCCGATACCGATATCCCATATGAAGAAGTTAATTCAGAAAAACAAAATCCTCAAAACAAAAAGGATAAAAATGATAGCACTGCCGGCGCACTTATTGCCGGCGTTGTGCTCATCTTAATCGGTTGCATGTTTATGATGCAAAAATTTTGGGATATCAACATTATGCGTGACTGGTGGCCGTTAATATTAGTAGTTGCCGGAATCATTTTCTTGTTCAATGCAATAAACAATAAATCTAAATAA